GTTCCGCCCCATCACGCTTTGCGACACGGCGCGACGACCGCGGACGCAGTGCGGCACGGCCACAACCGGCGACCTGTGCGGATCACCGTCATCGACCCTCACGTTCTCTTCGCTCACTCTCTCGCGATGGCACTGGACCCCGAGGGCTTCATCGTCACGGTGATCGACCCTGGTGAGCAGCACGCGTCGCTGGCCACCGTGCTGGCCGCCGCACTACGTAGCGCTGGACGGCTCGTACTACTCGAGCATCGCCTGGGGCCGGTGGGCGACGGACTCCGACTCGTCGCCCCACTGGCTGCATCCGGGGCGACAGTGGTGCTCCTGACCGACACCACCGACCGGGCCCGATGGGGGGCTGCGATACACTTGGGCGCGAAGGACGTCCTGCACAAGACGTGCTCACTGGAGGAACTGGCGGATACGGCCCGACGAGTCCGTGACGGCCTGCCTCTGATGAGCCGAGAACAGCGCGCGACCTTGATCGAGACAGCACGCGCCGACGGGGACGAGTCGCGGGCCACACGAGTCCGACTCGACCGGCTGACCCTACGCGAGATGGAGATCCTCGGCGCACTGATGAACGGCGAACCGGTCCAAGAGATCGCCCGCACGAACGTCGTCGCCGTGGCAACGGTGCGGAGCCAGGTCAAGTCGATCCTGACCAAACTCGAGCTGCAATCACAGATCGCAGCCGTCGGCGCCGCTCACCGAGCAGCCTGGCGCCCACCCAGCTCGCCCCGGAACCCACCGCGGGTGTCGCCGGCATGACCACCTGGCTATGGATCCTGGGAGCTCTCCTGTGGGCCGCGATCATCGCCACCGCCTGGATCTCGATCGCCAGCGCATGAACCGGGCGAACCGAGCGACCAGGTGACCTGGTGAACCGAATGAGGAAGCCCCTAGGACTGGACCGACCTTGACCACCGGACCCATGCCACCGAGCAGCGACCGGACCCCACCCACCAGGAACCCTACGCACCCCGAGCCCCGGCCGGCGGCCAGGCCACGGCGGCTCCGCACCACCCGCCTCAGCGCTGCCTGGGTCGCCGTTGGCATCGCGCTCGTACTTCTCCTACTGCTGATCATCTTCATGCTCCAGAACTCGACGAACGTCGACGTTCGGTTCCTTGGCACCGACGGGCAGATCCCTCTCGGGCTCGCCATGCTGATCGCAGCCGTCGGCGGAGGCGCCGTAGTGGCTGTCGTCGGGATCGGTCGCATCACCCAGCTGCGTCTCAAGCTCCGCCGAAACAGACGCGACAAGGTGGAGCGCGACTGAACGTGGCATTCGCAAGTCTCCCGGCAAACGGCTACCGTGCCACCGGAGATCGGGACCTGCCGAGGCTAGGAGAGATCACGCTCCCCAGCGCCGCCGTCGTCTTCCCACACACCCACCTCGAAGGGCACAACGCCGCCGAAGTGGCTACGCGCCGTCTCGAGGAGAACACTTGCCGAACTCACGTTCCGCTCGTCAGCGGCTCGACGCATCAGATC
Above is a genomic segment from Nocardioides aromaticivorans containing:
- a CDS encoding LuxR C-terminal-related transcriptional regulator, giving the protein MALDPEGFIVTVIDPGEQHASLATVLAAALRSAGRLVLLEHRLGPVGDGLRLVAPLAASGATVVLLTDTTDRARWGAAIHLGAKDVLHKTCSLEELADTARRVRDGLPLMSREQRATLIETARADGDESRATRVRLDRLTLREMEILGALMNGEPVQEIARTNVVAVATVRSQVKSILTKLELQSQIAAVGAAHRAAWRPPSSPRNPPRVSPA
- a CDS encoding lipopolysaccharide assembly protein LapA domain-containing protein; the protein is MTTGPMPPSSDRTPPTRNPTHPEPRPAARPRRLRTTRLSAAWVAVGIALVLLLLLIIFMLQNSTNVDVRFLGTDGQIPLGLAMLIAAVGGGAVVAVVGIGRITQLRLKLRRNRRDKVERD